The Iamia sp. SCSIO 61187 genomic sequence TGGCCCGGTCCACCCCAAGACCATCCAGAGACTCGGCAAGGTCGACGGCATGGAAGGGGTCGGAGCGGACATCCAGCGCTACGGCGAACAACTCATCGCGGAGACCGAGCGGCGCATCGGACCTTCGTACCCCGATGTAGCAGCACTCGATGGGTCAAGGACACGTGCGGTCTCGTACCTCTGGGCCCGGGCAGTGACCTGTTCGAACCCGCGGTGTCGAGCAGAACTGCCGCTGCTTTCGACGTGGTGGCTTTCAAAGCGGGCAAAGAACCACTGGCACGTGCGGCCGATCCTCGGCCAAGGACGGATCGACTTCGAGATACGAAAGGGCAGCCCGCCTGACGACCTCAAGGATCTGAAGGTCAGCAGGGGAGCCAACTTCCGTTGCGCTATCTGCGGTGAGGTCACCGAGGCCGACGAGATCCGCTCCCAAGGGCAGTCAGGTCGGTTCGGGCTACGGCTCGTCGCCATTCAGACCTTCGCCGATCCGTCGAAGCCTCGCGGCGGTCGAGCGTGGACCAGCGCAACGCGCGAGCAAGAGGCGGCCGCGCTGGCGGCGTGGCCCGAAGATCGCGAGTTCCCGCTCCCCGGCTTCGAGCTGCCTGCCGTGGCCGGGAACATCCAGAGCTTCGGTGTCCACACGATCGAGGATCTGCTCACTCCGCGCCAGCGGCTTCTCATGGTCACGATGTGCGACGCGCTGGCCGACCTTCGCTCGACAATCGAACTCGACGCGATCGCAGCCGGGATCGCCGCGGATGACACCCCGCTCCGCGATGGCGGACGTGGCGCCCGCGCATACGGCGAAGCGGTGTCGACCTACCTGGGATTGGCGATCTCGCGGATGGCAAACCGCGTATCGACGATGACGATCCACAACCGGGCCAACGGTTCGGTGGAGCAGTCCTTCGTGCAACCCGCGTACGCGTTCTACGGGGACTTCCCGGAGGCGAATCCGTTCTCAGGTTCGACTGGGTCCTGGGACAACTCTCTCGAGCACGTCGCCGCTGCTGCGGCTGCTCTTCCTGTGGGTCCGCGGTCGTCGGTCACCTGTGCGTCGGCGCTCGAGGCGTTACCGGGGATGAAGGGCATCGTCAGCACGGATCCGCCGTACTACGACATGTTCGACTACTCGGCGCTGTCGAACCTCTTCTACCCATGGCTTCGGCTCGCCCTGGGCTCGGTGTGGCCCGATGAGACGGCTTCTCTGCTTGCGCCGGAAGCAGATCAGATCGTGTCGAACGCGGCCCGGTTCGGTGGGGATCGAGTGCAGGCGCACGAGTACTTCGAGTCGCGACTGCGCGACGCGTTCAAGCTGTTCAAGGAAGTGCAGCTCGACGAGTACCCGCTGACGCTGTACTACGGCTACCAGCAAACCGAGCAGCGGCGGAACGGCCGTAGCTCGACCGCCTGGGAGGCTCTACTGGACTCGCTGATCGACAGCGGCTTCAGCATCGTCAGCACCTGGCCGTTGCGAACGGAACGTCCCGAGGGCGTGAAGACTGGTTCGAACGCGCTCGCCTCGTCCATCCTGCTGGTCTGTCGCGAGCGGCCCGCAGCCGCCCCGTCGGTCTCGCGAAAGGACTTCCTGGCGGCACTGCGCAGTTCGCTCCCCAGCGCCCTCGCCACGTTGCGCGAGAGCAACATCGCGCCGGTAGACCTGGCGCAGTCCGCAATTGGCCCTGGGATGGCTGTGTACTCAGCGTTCAGTCGGGTCCTCGAGGCCGATGGATCGACGATGACAGTGCGTACGGCGCTCGAGCATATCAACCGGGTTCTAGACGAGATCGTGTCAGGCACAGAGTCTGAGTTCGACGCAGATACGCGTTGGGCGATCACGTGGTTCGAAGAGGTCGGGCTGGGCGAGGGTGCCTACGGGCAAGCGGAGCAACTGTCCAAGTCCCGGAACACCTCGATCGCCGGTCTCGTGGAGGCGGGAGTCATCGCGCAACGATCTGGGAAGGTTCGGCTCAGCAGCCGGGAGGAGCTCCCCGACGACTGGTCACCGGATCGAGACAGCCGCTTGACGGTGTGGGAGACGGCCCAGCACCTCATCAAACGGCTCGAGTCGGACGGCGAGGAACGGGCCGCGCGCTTGGTCGCGGAGCTCGGTCCGGCAAAGAGCGAGGTTGCCAAGGACCTTGCCTACCGCCTCTTCCTGGTCTGCGACCGGAAGGGATGGGCGAAGGAGGCCGCCTCGTACAACGGGCTCGTCACCTCATGGCCCGAGCTCCAGCGGCTCGCACGCTCGGCCGATGCTCAAGACGAACAGGGTCGGCTGCTGTGACCCATCACTGGCCTGACTTCGCAACCGAAGCGGCGCGCTTCTACGGCGACCACATGAACCGACCGCGGAAGCTCTTCGAGGCGTTCACGGCTAAGGGCAAAGGATCAGGGCGCCGGCCCGGCCCGCGCACCCTGTACTGGCAGACGGTCGTCCTTTCGTCCCTCGCCTCGCTGGAATCCGGTCTCGAAGACTTGGTGTTCGCTGCGCATGGCGCGCGCCAAGCCGCAGCCGGGCATGTCATTGCGAAGGGCGTCAACGCCGTCGACTCGAACCCTCGCAAGTGGCTGGTCGAAGACCGACTGATGGCGCCCGATGCCCGCAAGATCGAAAGGGTGATCTTCACGGACTTCGGCCTCCTTCTGGACGTCCTCCCACCTTCCGCACTGTTCAAGGCCCGCAAGAAGGCCTGGTCGAAGGGCGGATCGGGTCGGGGCACGGAGGTCGCAGGCCCAGTTACATGGCGCGACTTGGCCGACTACCTCGAGACGATGCACTACATCCGAAACGCCGCCGCGCACGGTGATGCCGCGAAGCTCGGCAAGTGCCCGACTAAGGCCAAGGGACTCCTCTGGCTCGAGAAGGAGGACGGCGACTGGAGCGTGCAACAGCCCCACGCGTTGAACTCTCTGCGCGCCACGGTGTCAGCCTTCAACGCGGTGGCTGAAGGATTGTCCGCGAAACTCGGGTTGGCCGCGCCGAAGCTCACGGCCCCCAGCACGATCGACTACCCCGACTGACGAGGAAGCATGGCTCTCACCAACCATCAGCGCGTTGGTCTCGGACTTCAAGAGTTGGCAGCGGGGCTTCGTCCCTACGTCGAGCGAGAGCTCCGCGCAAAGTACGGCGAGGACTGGCTGGCGCGCGGACTCGGGGCTGGACCAGGTGCGGGCGTGAGCCGCGATACCAATCCGGACGACCCGTCGGTGCTGCTCAAGCTCTTGTGGGACAACTGGCGCAACGTCTTCGAGCTGAAGTTGTCGCGGGGAGATCGGAACTACGTCTCGGAGTCGCGAGACATACGGAACCGTTGGGCGCACAACGAGTCCTTCTCCACCGACGACGCACTGCGCGCGCTCGACACGGTTCACCGGGTGCTCCAGGCCGTGTCCGCTGGTGAGCAGGCGATCGAGGTCGATCGCGTGCGTCAGGACCTTCAGCGACTCAAGTTCGAGGAGCAGGCTCGATCGACCCGCCGCAAGGCGGCCTCGAAGTCGCCTACCGAGGGAACCGAGTCATCGACCGGCCTTCCCGGTTGGCGCCAGGTCGCCGAACCTCACGACGATGTCGCTACCGGGCGCTACGAACTGGCGCAGTTCGCCGCCGACCTCCATCAGGTCTGGCGGGGTGATGCTGCCGACGAGTACGGCGACCCTCAGGAGTTCTTCCGGCGGACCTACATCACCGATGGCCTTCGCGAGCTCCTGGTCACGGCGGTGCGCCGGTTCAACGGCGTCGGCGGTGACCCGATCATCAAGCTGCAGACCAATTTCGGCGGCGGGAAGACGCACTCCCTCATCGCCCTCTTCCACCTTGCGTCGGGCCGTCCTGCGACCGAACTCCCCGGGGTCGAGCAGATCCTCACTGCCGCGGAGTTGGGGCTGCCGACGGACCGCGTGAACCGGGCAGTTCTCGTCGGCCAGCAGCTCCAGCCGTCGAGCGTCTCCAAGAAGCCCGGCGGGATCGAGGTTCGTACGATCTGGGGCGAACTGGCCTGGCAGCTCGGCGGTGCCGATGGCTACGAGTTGGTCGCTGACGCTGACAAGGCCGGCGTCAGCCCCGGGGAGGCCCTCACCGACCTATTCCAGATGTTCTCGCCCTGTCTCGTCCTCATCGACGAATGGGTTGCGTATGCGCGCCAGCTCTACGGGGTCCCCGGGCTTCCGGCGGGTTCCTTCGACGCGCAGTTCAGCTTCGCTCAAGCCCTAACGGATGCTGCGCGCAGCGTCCCGTCGGCTTTGGTTGTCGCGACGATCCCCGCCTCGGACATCGAGGTGGGCGGCGAGGGCGGCCGGGCCGCGCTGGAGCGGCTCGAGAACGTCATCGGGCGCATGGAGGCCACCTGGAGGACCGCGTCCACCGAGGAGAGCTTCGAGATCGTCCGTCGCCGGCTGTTCAAGGACCTCTCCCCGGACCAGGCGCGTCAGCGGGATGCCGTGATCCAGGCCTTCATGGAGTTGTACCGAAGCCAGTCCAGCGAGTTCCCGTTCGAGGCGAAGGAAGCGGACTACGAGCGGCGCATGAAGGCCGCCTACCCAATCCACCCTGAGTTGTTCGACCGCCTCTTCGGC encodes the following:
- a CDS encoding DUF1156 domain-containing protein — its product is MTRTGSRKLIEAALPVEAMNLAGRAEKAVPKKGLPATMHLWWSRKPTGLARAVLFASVVDDPMSRPDLWSSEEERHDQRHALLDLVADLSRWDCPVHRVDEARRLIREQCGPELPQVIDPFCGGGAIPLEATRLGLPAHAIDLSPVAALITKGLIEVPCVVGGLGPVHPKTIQRLGKVDGMEGVGADIQRYGEQLIAETERRIGPSYPDVAALDGSRTRAVSYLWARAVTCSNPRCRAELPLLSTWWLSKRAKNHWHVRPILGQGRIDFEIRKGSPPDDLKDLKVSRGANFRCAICGEVTEADEIRSQGQSGRFGLRLVAIQTFADPSKPRGGRAWTSATREQEAAALAAWPEDREFPLPGFELPAVAGNIQSFGVHTIEDLLTPRQRLLMVTMCDALADLRSTIELDAIAAGIAADDTPLRDGGRGARAYGEAVSTYLGLAISRMANRVSTMTIHNRANGSVEQSFVQPAYAFYGDFPEANPFSGSTGSWDNSLEHVAAAAAALPVGPRSSVTCASALEALPGMKGIVSTDPPYYDMFDYSALSNLFYPWLRLALGSVWPDETASLLAPEADQIVSNAARFGGDRVQAHEYFESRLRDAFKLFKEVQLDEYPLTLYYGYQQTEQRRNGRSSTAWEALLDSLIDSGFSIVSTWPLRTERPEGVKTGSNALASSILLVCRERPAAAPSVSRKDFLAALRSSLPSALATLRESNIAPVDLAQSAIGPGMAVYSAFSRVLEADGSTMTVRTALEHINRVLDEIVSGTESEFDADTRWAITWFEEVGLGEGAYGQAEQLSKSRNTSIAGLVEAGVIAQRSGKVRLSSREELPDDWSPDRDSRLTVWETAQHLIKRLESDGEERAARLVAELGPAKSEVAKDLAYRLFLVCDRKGWAKEAASYNGLVTSWPELQRLARSADAQDEQGRLL